A stretch of Lysinibacillus agricola DNA encodes these proteins:
- a CDS encoding phosphotriesterase family protein, with product MTDKIRTVLGDISKEALGFTYSHEHLWCCPPPQQKDRDFELTNYEASLEELKTFKKIGGETLVDASTLDYGRDGNKLKKMAEESGVNVLGVTGFNKHIYFDDWVETESIDQIVVRLVHDIQVGMDGSDAKAGILKAGSWYNVIHPLEEKITRAVGRAQKITGAPVWLHTESGTQGIEMLDILEDEGVDLHLVAVGHSDRNADPYYHLNILERGAYIQFDGPGKVKYYPDNIRIDLIKNVLAHGYGHKLLISGDMGRQSYLHAYGGGPGFRYIKQKFIPRMLNERISQHAINQIFYTNPADWLAKF from the coding sequence ATGACTGACAAAATTAGAACTGTTTTAGGTGATATTAGCAAAGAAGCACTAGGGTTTACTTATTCTCATGAACATTTATGGTGTTGTCCTCCTCCACAACAAAAAGATCGTGACTTTGAACTAACAAATTACGAAGCTTCCCTAGAAGAATTAAAAACATTTAAAAAAATCGGGGGTGAAACTTTGGTAGATGCTTCTACCCTCGACTATGGAAGAGATGGTAATAAACTTAAAAAAATGGCTGAGGAAAGTGGCGTTAATGTATTAGGGGTCACGGGTTTCAATAAACATATCTATTTTGATGATTGGGTTGAAACAGAAAGTATCGATCAAATTGTAGTTAGATTAGTTCATGATATACAAGTTGGAATGGATGGATCCGATGCAAAAGCTGGAATATTAAAGGCTGGATCATGGTATAACGTTATACATCCACTGGAAGAAAAGATAACACGAGCTGTCGGTAGAGCCCAAAAAATAACCGGTGCTCCTGTATGGTTACATACTGAATCTGGAACACAGGGAATAGAAATGTTAGATATTTTAGAGGATGAAGGGGTAGACTTGCATTTGGTTGCTGTAGGACATAGTGATAGAAATGCTGATCCTTATTATCACTTAAATATTTTAGAACGTGGTGCCTATATCCAATTCGATGGACCTGGGAAAGTTAAATATTATCCGGATAATATTAGAATAGATTTAATTAAAAATGTTCTGGCACATGGATATGGTCATAAGTTACTCATATCAGGAGATATGGGGCGACAAAGCTATTTACACGCTTATGGTGGTGGTCCTGGCTTTAGATATATTAAACAAAAATTCATTCCTAGAATGTTGAACGAACGAATTTCCCAACATGCTATTAATCAAATTTTCTATACAAACCCAGCTGATTGGTTAGCAAAATTTTAG
- a CDS encoding bifunctional 4-hydroxy-2-oxoglutarate aldolase/2-dehydro-3-deoxy-phosphogluconate aldolase: MKLDNLMAIIRDVSPNDIVPIAQALIDEGITNLEVSLSNETLGIECIETLASHFTPQQIYLGAGTVLNEEQLYSVKNAGVQYIITPGWNKELVKKALETDLTVYPGVLTPGEIAEALELNIDYLKLFPINSLNENYLKAISGPFPKINIMAVGGVTPENIEFYKKLGIHHFGIGSELVSRGATQNDIPVIKSNAKLFINSIKKANEIDGKSTETND; the protein is encoded by the coding sequence ATGAAACTTGATAATTTAATGGCCATAATAAGAGATGTTTCGCCAAACGATATTGTTCCAATAGCTCAAGCCTTAATTGATGAAGGGATAACGAATTTAGAAGTCTCATTAAGTAATGAAACGTTGGGTATAGAATGTATTGAAACTTTAGCCTCTCATTTTACACCGCAACAAATTTATTTAGGAGCAGGTACTGTTCTAAATGAAGAACAGTTGTATTCAGTAAAAAATGCGGGAGTTCAGTATATTATTACTCCTGGTTGGAATAAAGAACTAGTGAAGAAAGCTTTAGAAACAGATTTAACAGTATATCCAGGAGTACTCACTCCTGGAGAAATTGCCGAAGCTTTAGAACTGAACATTGACTACCTCAAGCTATTTCCTATTAATAGTCTCAATGAGAATTATTTAAAAGCTATTAGTGGTCCGTTTCCCAAGATAAATATTATGGCTGTTGGTGGAGTTACACCGGAAAATATTGAATTCTATAAAAAATTAGGTATACATCACTTTGGGATTGGCAGTGAACTAGTTTCTAGAGGAGCAACTCAAAATGATATCCCTGTTATTAAAAGTAATGCTAAATTATTTATTAATTCAATAAAGAAAGCGAATGAAATTGATGGAAAATCAACCGAAACTAATGATTAA
- a CDS encoding creatininase family protein, whose amino-acid sequence MENQPKLMINMTRDEVKKSLDEFPVVILPLGATEQHGHHLPLGVDIYLSEYFSKEVAKATGALVAPTLPFGYSWVWRDIPGTISLQQDLVEAVIKDVAHSVSRYGGKMLVLINGHDSNNSSMKYAVRELEDELDMPVIYLFYPRLSEIIKEVCESPTWNGMIHACEFETSLMLHVNETLVDMDKSIKEYPETPDLYGASTISLGDLSKSGVFGDSTLATKDKGKKMAEIFTDKMIKLVNEGYKEFVIRQ is encoded by the coding sequence ATGGAAAATCAACCGAAACTAATGATTAATATGACACGAGACGAAGTTAAAAAGAGTTTAGATGAATTTCCTGTTGTAATATTACCTTTAGGAGCAACTGAACAACACGGTCACCATTTACCATTAGGTGTAGATATTTACCTCTCCGAATATTTTTCGAAGGAAGTGGCCAAAGCAACTGGTGCTCTTGTAGCACCAACACTTCCCTTTGGCTATTCATGGGTTTGGCGAGATATTCCTGGAACTATATCGCTACAACAAGATTTAGTAGAAGCCGTTATCAAAGATGTTGCTCATAGCGTATCACGTTATGGGGGAAAGATGCTTGTTTTAATAAATGGGCATGATTCTAACAACTCATCTATGAAGTATGCAGTTAGAGAGTTGGAAGATGAGCTTGATATGCCAGTCATTTACCTCTTCTATCCTCGATTGAGTGAAATAATTAAAGAAGTATGTGAGTCTCCAACTTGGAATGGTATGATTCATGCGTGCGAGTTTGAGACCTCATTAATGCTCCATGTTAATGAAACACTAGTTGATATGGACAAATCTATTAAGGAATATCCTGAGACACCAGATCTCTACGGAGCATCTACAATTTCACTTGGTGATTTAAGTAAAAGTGGTGTATTCGGAGATTCCACTCTTGCTACAAAAGACAAAGGTAAGAAAATGGCAGAAATATTTACTGATAAAATGATTAAACTAGTAAATGAAGGCTATAAAGAATTTGTTATAAGACAATAA
- a CDS encoding M15 family metallopeptidase, with product MRESTPAIRENNEPLIQIGAEHARIFIEPIYYHQKIPNSLQAIYLRQGVYERLTQALLLLSKNYSLILYDGYRPFQVQQFLFTSFSKQIAQRFPHFTEQEVVRETRKYIAFPSAEHAHLAPHLTGGAIDLTLGDLDGNALNLGTAFDEISEKSATCYFEQHPEEDWEACVHRRLLYNCMTMVGFTNYSEEWWHYDFNNVSWARRVDAQEANYGAVEAMIQDNEVKEFRFL from the coding sequence ATGAGGGAATCAACACCAGCAATTCGCGAAAATAACGAACCATTAATTCAAATTGGAGCAGAACATGCTAGGATTTTTATTGAGCCAATTTACTATCATCAAAAAATACCAAACAGTTTACAAGCCATTTATTTACGTCAGGGTGTGTATGAGCGATTAACACAAGCGCTATTATTATTGTCTAAAAATTATAGCCTTATTTTATATGATGGCTATCGTCCATTCCAAGTGCAACAATTTTTGTTTACGAGTTTTTCAAAGCAAATCGCACAGCGTTTTCCGCATTTTACTGAACAAGAGGTTGTTAGAGAAACACGAAAGTATATTGCGTTCCCTAGCGCTGAGCATGCTCATCTCGCACCCCATTTAACCGGTGGAGCGATTGATCTGACACTAGGAGATTTGGACGGTAATGCTTTAAATCTTGGTACAGCATTTGATGAAATCAGTGAAAAGTCTGCGACATGTTATTTCGAACAACATCCAGAGGAAGATTGGGAAGCCTGTGTTCATCGACGTCTTCTATATAACTGTATGACAATGGTTGGCTTTACGAATTATTCTGAGGAATGGTGGCATTACGATTTTAATAATGTTTCATGGGCAAGACGTGTAGATGCGCAAGAAGCTAATTATGGGGCTGTGGAAGCAATGATCCAAGACAATGAAGTAAAGGAGTTTAGATTTCTATGA
- a CDS encoding M55 family metallopeptidase: protein MKVYISADIEGITGTTAWSETELNAPDYQFFKKQMTKEVEAAIEGAILGGATEILLKDAHDSARNLDISNLPVNCKVIRGWTYDPMCMVAGLDKSFDRAIFIGYHSKGGSERNPLAHTLCVFADVKINGEYASEFLINTYAAALHGVPVSFVSGDVGLIEEISSINDNIITFATKEGIGNATISVSPQLTIKETKRLVASSMKVSREDLQVTLPEHFVVEIIYRDHTRAYRNSFYPNATFKPHNTVEFVTDDFYEVLRILQFLT from the coding sequence ATGAAGGTATATATTAGTGCAGATATTGAAGGGATTACTGGCACAACAGCTTGGAGTGAAACGGAGTTAAATGCGCCAGATTATCAGTTTTTCAAAAAGCAAATGACAAAGGAAGTAGAAGCCGCTATAGAGGGGGCTATTCTTGGCGGAGCAACTGAAATTTTATTAAAGGATGCTCATGATTCAGCACGTAATCTTGATATTTCTAATTTACCAGTAAACTGTAAGGTCATTCGTGGCTGGACGTATGACCCGATGTGTATGGTTGCGGGACTTGATAAAAGCTTTGACCGCGCGATTTTTATTGGCTATCACAGTAAAGGTGGAAGTGAACGTAACCCTTTAGCACATACGCTTTGTGTTTTTGCTGATGTGAAAATTAATGGTGAGTATGCAAGTGAATTTTTAATTAATACTTACGCAGCTGCTTTACATGGTGTACCGGTGTCATTTGTAAGCGGGGATGTGGGGTTAATAGAAGAAATTAGCTCTATCAATGACAACATCATCACATTTGCTACAAAAGAAGGGATAGGGAATGCGACTATTAGCGTGAGCCCGCAGCTGACGATTAAGGAAACGAAACGACTTGTTGCGTCCTCCATGAAGGTGTCGCGTGAAGATTTGCAAGTGACATTGCCTGAACACTTTGTGGTGGAAATCATTTATCGTGATCATACTCGGGCATATCGAAATTCATTCTATCCTAACGCTACGTTTAAACCACATAATACAGTGGAATTCGTAACGGATGATTTTTATGAGGTGCTTCGAATTTTACAGTTCTTAACATAA
- a CDS encoding dipeptide epimerase, translating to MKIKNIVVGKVEAPLITPFKTALRTVHSIHNIAVYVHADNGQIGIGEAAPTAAITGETLGSISHAIEEYIKPAIIGMDIEELTEIMERIDSSIYQNTSAKAAVDMAIYDLFAKHYQTPLYKLLGGYRKELVTDITISVNDSEEMVKDCIAAVQRGFQILKIKVGKDPASDVERVVAIRDAVGHAITLRVDANQGWTPKQAVQIIRALEDAGTNVELVEQPVHCHDLAGMQFVTANTLTKILADESVFSAKDAYSIIEMRAADLINIKLMKTGGIYQAQKICHIAEANDIPCMIGCMLETKISVSAAAHFAASQKNITMIDLDGPSLCLKDPVPGGPIFENDRIRMTDAVGIGFS from the coding sequence ATGAAAATTAAAAATATTGTCGTGGGGAAGGTAGAGGCACCGCTTATAACACCATTTAAAACAGCCTTAAGAACAGTTCATAGCATTCACAATATTGCTGTCTATGTTCATGCGGATAATGGGCAAATAGGTATCGGTGAAGCGGCACCGACTGCGGCCATTACTGGTGAAACACTAGGGTCTATTTCGCACGCTATCGAAGAGTATATAAAGCCAGCCATTATCGGGATGGATATTGAAGAATTGACAGAAATCATGGAGCGAATCGACAGCAGTATTTATCAAAACACCAGTGCAAAAGCCGCGGTAGATATGGCGATTTATGATTTATTTGCGAAACACTATCAAACACCTCTGTATAAATTATTAGGAGGCTATCGGAAAGAATTAGTAACAGATATTACGATAAGTGTAAATGATTCAGAAGAAATGGTGAAGGATTGTATAGCCGCCGTACAGCGAGGTTTTCAAATTTTAAAGATCAAGGTTGGGAAAGATCCTGCAAGTGATGTAGAGCGAGTTGTTGCCATTCGTGATGCAGTTGGACACGCCATTACATTACGAGTTGACGCGAATCAAGGCTGGACACCGAAGCAAGCTGTACAAATTATTCGTGCACTTGAAGATGCAGGTACGAATGTTGAATTAGTTGAGCAGCCCGTGCATTGTCATGATCTCGCGGGTATGCAATTCGTAACAGCTAATACATTGACAAAGATTTTAGCGGATGAAAGTGTTTTCTCTGCAAAAGATGCCTATTCAATTATTGAAATGCGAGCTGCGGATTTGATTAATATTAAGCTCATGAAAACAGGAGGTATTTATCAAGCACAGAAAATATGTCACATTGCAGAGGCAAACGACATACCATGCATGATTGGCTGTATGCTAGAGACAAAAATTAGCGTAAGTGCAGCTGCACATTTTGCCGCATCACAGAAAAATATTACGATGATAGATTTAGACGGACCCAGCTTATGTTTGAAAGATCCTGTTCCAGGCGGTCCAATATTTGAAAATGATCGAATTAGGATGACGGATGCAGTTGGAATAGGATTTTCATAA
- a CDS encoding peptide ABC transporter substrate-binding protein: MKRYWLLFVCLVVMLCAACSEDSSGDKKSEYRVVYSGEIKTLNYLKTSETNEFAVAANLVDGLIEYDKYGVVQPGLAKDWSSNNDATVWTFKLRDDAKWVTHDGKEYADVVAQDFVDGLHYVLDAKNESSTAWIATVVKNGEAFYNGDMTDFTKVGIKAVDKHTVEYTLETPTPYFLSMLNYVCFFPVNGKFIEEKGDSFGTTRENFLYNGSFILDKFEPQNERVLVKNDKYWDKDNVLIDRIRYKYNKEAATVAPELFLRGEIDSASIPTSIIDEWFKDEKKKSQVRQTQNNFYTYFFALNFNPQFDAEYEPENWKIAVNNKDFRKSLFHALDRVSAMLTLEPYNPKDLLSNTITPKNFVNVEGVDYTQLAPLTDLSNNDTFNKEMALQYKEKAKTTLEGKVTFPVKVLMPYNSGMPDWANRSQVVEQQIEKLLGTDYVDVIVEAGPSTGFLSEVRKPGKFALLEANWGPDYADPSTYTDPFTADGTYNKPELAEGYTEANGKSKYQNLVDEAKATIDTAKRYELFAKAEAFLIEEAFVIPYSVGGSGYVASKLNPFEAQYSPFGVTAEKFKGQRILEKPMSNEEFKEALEKWEQERADALAKAAQ; this comes from the coding sequence ATGAAAAGGTATTGGTTGCTTTTCGTGTGTCTTGTTGTAATGCTTTGTGCAGCCTGTAGTGAGGATTCTTCAGGTGACAAAAAGTCAGAGTATCGCGTTGTTTATTCGGGGGAAATAAAAACGTTAAATTACTTAAAGACCTCTGAAACGAATGAGTTTGCTGTGGCAGCGAACTTAGTCGATGGATTAATTGAGTATGATAAGTACGGTGTCGTACAACCAGGCTTAGCTAAAGATTGGTCATCAAATAACGATGCTACTGTTTGGACTTTCAAGCTTCGTGACGATGCAAAATGGGTTACTCATGACGGTAAAGAGTATGCGGATGTTGTTGCCCAAGATTTTGTCGATGGCTTACATTATGTGCTTGATGCAAAGAATGAATCATCGACAGCTTGGATTGCTACTGTCGTGAAAAATGGGGAAGCCTTCTATAACGGTGATATGACAGACTTCACGAAGGTAGGCATAAAGGCGGTAGATAAACATACAGTAGAATATACTTTAGAAACGCCTACACCTTATTTCCTGTCTATGTTGAACTATGTCTGTTTCTTCCCGGTTAATGGTAAGTTTATAGAAGAAAAAGGTGATAGCTTTGGTACAACTCGTGAAAATTTCCTTTATAACGGATCCTTTATTTTAGATAAATTTGAACCGCAAAATGAGCGGGTACTTGTGAAAAATGATAAATATTGGGATAAAGACAATGTACTGATTGATCGTATTCGCTATAAATACAATAAAGAAGCGGCTACAGTGGCACCAGAATTATTTTTACGAGGAGAAATCGATTCAGCGAGTATTCCAACGTCTATCATTGATGAATGGTTTAAAGACGAAAAGAAAAAATCACAAGTTCGTCAAACACAAAATAACTTCTATACGTATTTCTTTGCATTAAACTTCAATCCGCAATTTGATGCAGAATACGAGCCTGAAAATTGGAAAATCGCGGTCAACAATAAAGATTTCCGAAAATCACTTTTCCATGCGCTCGACCGTGTATCTGCAATGCTAACTTTAGAACCTTATAATCCAAAAGATTTGCTTAGCAACACAATCACTCCTAAAAACTTTGTGAATGTGGAGGGGGTTGACTATACACAATTAGCGCCATTAACGGATCTTTCAAATAACGACACATTTAACAAGGAGATGGCCTTACAATACAAGGAAAAAGCGAAGACAACTTTAGAAGGAAAAGTAACTTTCCCAGTAAAAGTGTTAATGCCTTATAACTCCGGTATGCCAGATTGGGCAAATCGTTCGCAAGTAGTTGAGCAGCAGATTGAAAAATTATTAGGTACTGATTATGTAGATGTAATCGTAGAGGCAGGACCATCAACAGGCTTTTTATCAGAGGTTCGTAAACCTGGTAAATTTGCATTACTCGAAGCAAACTGGGGTCCAGACTATGCCGATCCATCAACGTATACGGATCCATTCACTGCAGACGGTACTTATAATAAACCAGAGCTAGCTGAAGGCTATACAGAAGCAAACGGAAAATCAAAATATCAAAACTTAGTGGACGAAGCAAAGGCGACGATAGATACAGCAAAACGTTACGAACTGTTTGCCAAAGCGGAAGCATTCTTAATTGAAGAAGCATTTGTCATACCTTATTCGGTAGGGGGTAGCGGCTATGTTGCTTCTAAATTAAATCCATTTGAGGCTCAATACTCTCCATTTGGTGTGACTGCCGAGAAATTTAAAGGTCAGCGAATATTAGAAAAACCAATGAGTAACGAGGAGTTTAAAGAAGCTTTAGAGAAGTGGGAGCAGGAGCGTGCAGATGCGTTAGCTAAAGCAGCACAATAA
- a CDS encoding ABC transporter permease: MLWYIGKRLLQSILTLFIIITIVFSLLRLMPEEGYLGAAADKMSPAQQEIYLTNLGLRDPLLVQLGNFYANLFQGDLGKSVTYRTDVPVVTIIADKIMYSLLFGLGAVALSLLIGVPLGILMAQMKGRWLDRLGTGYIVIVVAVPAAVYYLVIQMYITEIFHLPMLFDEYKPITWILPLTSMALAPTASYAMWMRRYMVDELNKDYIKLARAKGVKERTLMFKHVLRNAFIPMAQYLPATILFTITGSIYIESLYSIPGMGGLLVDAIQRQDNTIVQGLVLVFSSLGIIGLILGDIAMALVDPRIKLGKGESIR, from the coding sequence ATGCTGTGGTATATAGGAAAACGATTATTGCAATCAATTTTAACACTTTTTATTATTATCACGATTGTCTTCTCATTATTACGTTTAATGCCAGAAGAAGGTTATTTAGGGGCAGCAGCAGATAAGATGTCACCTGCTCAACAAGAGATATATTTAACGAATTTAGGTTTACGTGACCCGTTACTTGTACAATTAGGAAATTTTTACGCTAATCTGTTTCAAGGTGATTTAGGTAAATCCGTTACATATCGGACAGATGTACCAGTCGTCACGATTATTGCAGATAAGATCATGTATTCCTTGCTATTTGGCTTAGGTGCTGTTGCGTTATCTCTTCTAATTGGGGTTCCGCTCGGAATATTGATGGCCCAGATGAAGGGGCGCTGGCTGGATCGCTTAGGGACTGGCTATATTGTCATTGTTGTTGCAGTACCAGCTGCCGTTTATTATTTAGTCATTCAAATGTATATTACAGAAATTTTTCATTTACCAATGCTTTTTGATGAGTATAAACCCATTACTTGGATTTTACCACTCACTTCAATGGCGTTAGCACCGACTGCCTCTTATGCTATGTGGATGCGGCGTTACATGGTGGATGAACTAAACAAGGATTATATCAAGCTAGCAAGAGCAAAAGGGGTTAAAGAGCGTACCTTAATGTTTAAACATGTACTACGAAACGCCTTTATTCCGATGGCACAATATTTACCCGCAACCATTCTTTTTACTATTACAGGCTCCATCTATATTGAATCCTTATATTCCATTCCTGGGATGGGGGGGCTACTCGTAGATGCCATACAGCGACAGGATAATACGATTGTACAAGGCTTAGTACTTGTTTTCTCTTCACTTGGAATTATCGGACTAATTTTAGGTGATATTGCAATGGCCCTTGTTGATCCACGGATTAAATTAGGGAAAGGGGAGAGTATACGCTAA
- a CDS encoding ABC transporter permease, whose protein sequence is MGMYSEEINNISDKSRETLFEFAEVDERQAEETAYSNYSYWRSTWKSFLKNRIAVFLLVGVLIIVTFTILQPYFPAQKSPTEIYLDEQTGLQARNIAPNAEFWFGTNSIGQDLWSRIWAGTRTSLFIGCVVAFVEAIVGITIGTLWGFSRKLELPITQLYNVVDNIPTTIVLILMSYILRPSISTIIIAMCITGWVEMARFIRNQIVILRDREYNLASKCLGTPDYRIILKNLLPYLISVIMLRMSLAIPFAIGSEVFLTYIGLGLPISEPSLGNLINEGRVLMMSPDLRYQLIFPSIVLSVITIAFYIIGNSFADAADPKNHV, encoded by the coding sequence ATGGGTATGTATTCAGAGGAAATTAACAATATATCCGATAAATCACGTGAAACATTGTTCGAGTTTGCGGAAGTAGATGAGCGTCAAGCTGAAGAAACAGCCTATTCTAATTATTCCTATTGGCGTTCCACATGGAAATCCTTTTTGAAAAATCGCATCGCTGTCTTCTTATTAGTTGGTGTTCTTATTATCGTAACCTTTACCATATTACAGCCGTATTTCCCAGCGCAAAAATCACCGACTGAAATATATTTAGATGAACAGACAGGTCTCCAAGCACGTAATATTGCTCCGAACGCTGAGTTTTGGTTTGGGACAAACTCCATTGGACAGGATTTATGGTCACGGATTTGGGCAGGTACAAGGACCTCATTATTTATAGGCTGTGTCGTTGCTTTTGTAGAGGCTATCGTTGGTATTACAATTGGTACGCTTTGGGGCTTTTCGCGTAAATTAGAGTTGCCCATCACACAGCTTTACAACGTCGTTGATAACATACCGACGACCATTGTACTTATTTTAATGTCCTATATTTTGCGGCCGAGTATTTCGACGATTATTATTGCCATGTGTATTACTGGCTGGGTAGAAATGGCAAGATTTATACGCAATCAAATTGTTATTTTACGTGATCGTGAATATAACTTAGCCTCAAAATGCTTAGGAACACCTGATTACCGCATTATTTTAAAAAATCTATTACCTTATCTTATTTCCGTGATTATGTTACGAATGAGTCTAGCCATACCATTTGCAATAGGCTCAGAAGTTTTTTTAACATACATCGGATTAGGCCTACCGATTAGTGAACCGTCTTTAGGAAATTTAATCAATGAAGGACGGGTACTAATGATGTCACCAGATTTAAGATATCAGCTTATTTTTCCGAGTATTGTATTAAGTGTCATTACGATTGCATTTTATATTATAGGAAATTCATTTGCAGATGCAGCAGATCCGAAAAATCACGTATAA
- a CDS encoding ABC transporter ATP-binding protein produces the protein MMEVTQTKSPILTIHNLVIKFTLRGRVLTAIRNISLDLYKGESLAIVGESGSGKSVLMKSIMGLLDKNGYIDQGQIIYNDRDLAQFKTEQEWLSIRGKEVAMVTQDPMTSLNPLKTIGKQIEECVILHQNLKGKVAYEETLKLLKDVGIYDVEKRYKQYPHEFSGGMRQRIVIAIALACKPKILICDEPTTALDVTIQAQILQLLKDLQQKYGLTTVYITHDLGVVAKVADRIAVMYAGDVIEIGKTHEIFFNGKHPYTWALLSSLPQLGSKGEQLYSIKGTPPNLFQEIKGDAFAPRNQYALKIDFVERPPFFQVSDTHYARTWLLDPLAPKVEPPEALQAFFEEGRRYAHES, from the coding sequence ATGATGGAAGTGACACAAACTAAATCACCTATTTTAACCATCCATAACCTAGTCATAAAATTTACGCTTCGTGGCAGGGTGCTAACTGCTATTCGTAATATTTCCCTTGATTTGTACAAAGGTGAAAGCCTTGCAATCGTTGGCGAATCTGGTTCAGGAAAATCAGTACTGATGAAATCAATCATGGGCTTACTCGATAAAAATGGCTACATTGATCAGGGGCAAATCATTTACAATGACCGGGATTTAGCACAGTTTAAAACCGAGCAGGAGTGGCTAAGCATTCGTGGAAAAGAAGTGGCAATGGTTACCCAGGACCCAATGACATCATTAAATCCACTGAAAACAATTGGCAAGCAAATTGAGGAATGTGTTATTTTACATCAGAATTTAAAGGGCAAGGTAGCATACGAAGAAACTTTGAAATTGTTAAAAGATGTTGGCATTTACGATGTGGAAAAACGCTATAAGCAATATCCTCACGAATTTTCGGGTGGTATGCGTCAACGAATTGTAATAGCTATTGCGCTAGCATGTAAGCCTAAAATCTTAATTTGCGATGAGCCAACAACTGCCTTAGACGTAACAATCCAAGCACAAATTTTGCAGCTTTTAAAAGATCTTCAGCAAAAATATGGACTAACAACTGTTTATATAACGCATGATTTAGGAGTTGTGGCAAAGGTAGCTGACCGTATTGCAGTTATGTATGCGGGGGATGTCATCGAAATAGGCAAAACACATGAAATTTTCTTTAATGGCAAGCATCCCTATACATGGGCACTTCTTTCTTCATTACCGCAACTAGGCTCAAAAGGGGAGCAACTTTATTCCATCAAAGGTACTCCACCTAATCTTTTTCAAGAAATTAAAGGAGATGCCTTTGCACCTCGCAATCAATATGCGTTAAAGATTGATTTTGTGGAACGTCCTCCATTTTTTCAGGTGAGTGACACACATTATGCTCGCACATGGCTATTAGATCCACTCGCTCCGAAAGTAGAGCCTCCTGAAGCGTTACAAGCATTTTTCGAGGAAGGGAGACGATACGCGCATGAGTCATAA
- a CDS encoding ATP-binding cassette domain-containing protein yields the protein MSHKEVLVEVKNLKVVFGKGKNKFIAIDDVSFEIFKGETFGLVGESGSGKTTIGRAIMRINEVTEGQILYHGKKLNGKISKEWDREITQKIQMIFQDPMASLNERAKVDYIISEGLINTKNFKNEADRQQKVRNALLNVGLLPEFSSRFPHEFSGGQRQRIGIARALVMEPEFIIADEPISALDVSIRAQVLNLLANLQQQNDLTYLFIAHDLSVVRFITDRTAVIYKGKIVELAETEKLFTNPIHPYTRALLSAVPEPNPYKERDKVVEIYDPSQHSYDIQPPSFIEMEEGHFVLANEEELERYRTSLKMEVSK from the coding sequence ATGAGTCATAAAGAAGTGTTAGTTGAGGTGAAAAATTTAAAGGTTGTTTTTGGTAAAGGCAAAAATAAATTTATAGCTATTGATGATGTCAGCTTCGAGATTTTTAAAGGTGAAACATTTGGTTTAGTAGGGGAATCAGGCTCTGGAAAAACAACAATCGGCCGAGCTATTATGCGTATCAATGAAGTCACTGAAGGACAAATACTGTATCACGGCAAGAAACTAAATGGCAAAATATCGAAAGAGTGGGATCGAGAAATTACTCAGAAAATCCAAATGATTTTTCAAGATCCAATGGCATCTCTAAATGAACGCGCAAAGGTTGACTATATTATTTCTGAGGGGCTTATTAATACAAAAAATTTCAAAAATGAGGCTGACCGTCAACAGAAGGTGCGCAATGCATTATTAAATGTAGGATTATTACCGGAGTTTTCTAGTCGCTTCCCGCATGAATTTTCAGGAGGACAGCGCCAGCGTATCGGCATTGCACGCGCATTAGTAATGGAGCCAGAGTTTATAATTGCGGATGAACCGATTTCAGCATTAGATGTTTCCATTCGTGCGCAAGTATTAAATTTATTAGCAAACCTACAGCAGCAAAATGATTTAACTTATTTATTCATTGCACATGACTTATCTGTCGTCCGTTTTATTACTGACCGAACTGCTGTTATTTATAAAGGTAAAATTGTTGAGCTAGCTGAGACAGAAAAGCTATTTACTAATCCCATTCATCCATATACAAGGGCATTATTATCTGCAGTACCTGAGCCGAATCCTTATAAGGAGCGTGACAAAGTCGTAGAAATCTACGATCCATCACAGCACAGCTATGACATTCAGCCACCGTCATTTATCGAAATGGAGGAAGGTCATTTTGTATTGGCAAATGAAGAGGAATTAGAAAGATACCGAACTTCACTTAAAATGGAGGTAAGCAAATGA